GTTTAGTTTTCGCCGATTGTAAAATTAAGCTAGACAACTAAAAAAGTCATTTGTGCTACACTCAAAATAGTTCCGTCCAAAGAATTATAAGGAGTGAGTACAAATGACCTATACCCATCTTACAACGGATGAACTTGTAATGATAGAGTCTTATTTCAAAATAAATCAATCTGTTGCGAAAACTGCGCATTGCTTGAATCGTTCAAGACAAACGATCCATAAAGTATACCTGTTCTTCAAGCAAGGAAAATCAGCCTTAGAGTACTATCAACAGTATAAGAAAAACAAATCAAACTGTGGTAGACGCCCGCTTGTTTTACCTGAGGAACAATCAGAATATATTCAAAGAAAGGTTGTTCAAGGATGGACACCCGATGTGATTGTTGGTCGTGCAGCGTTTCCTATTCGTTGTTCTGCTCGTACCATTTATCGTATGTTCAAAAAGGGGCTATTTAATCCTTCTGACTTACCGATGAAAGGCAAGCGTAAACCAAATGGACATCAAGAAAGACGTGGAAAACAAGCTTTCCGTCGCTCTATTCATGAACGTGAAAAAGATTATAGCCAATTCTCAAATGAGTTTGGTCACCTTGAAGGTGACACTATCGTAGGTTTGAAACATAAAAGTGCTGTAATTACCTTAGTTGAACGATTATCAAAAGTTATCATCACATTGAAACCGTGTGGTAGACAAGCGATTGATATTGAAAACAAATTAAATCATTGGTTTGAATCTGTACCGAAAAATCTATTCAAATCCATCACTTTTGATTGTGGAAAGGAATTTTCAAATTGGAAACAGATCAGTAATGCCAATGATATTGCCATTTATTTCGCTGATCCAGGAACGCCGTCTCAAAGAGGCCTAAACGAGAATTCTAACGGATTGTTACGTAGAGATGGTTTATTGAAATCTATGGATTTCAATTCAGTAGATGAATCTTTTATTCAATCTGTCGCATCGAAACGAAATAATATTCCTAGAAAATCACTGAATTATCGAACACCTTTGGAAGTATTTTTGAGTTACGTAAGTATTGATGATTTGTCTAACTTAATTTGACAATTAAGATTTATTAATTAGTATCGCACTAACGACAGGGGTTACCAAATTAGCCAAAAAGAGAATTTTGGTTCAAGATATGTATGCAATTGAAACACTGGCACATGTTGATACGCTTTGCCTGGATAAGACGGGGACGATTACAGAAGGAAATATGCGCGTTTTAAAATTCCACAGTCTACAAAAAGAATACGAAG
The genomic region above belongs to Enterococcus saigonensis and contains:
- a CDS encoding IS30 family transposase, which produces MTYTHLTTDELVMIESYFKINQSVAKTAHCLNRSRQTIHKVYLFFKQGKSALEYYQQYKKNKSNCGRRPLVLPEEQSEYIQRKVVQGWTPDVIVGRAAFPIRCSARTIYRMFKKGLFNPSDLPMKGKRKPNGHQERRGKQAFRRSIHEREKDYSQFSNEFGHLEGDTIVGLKHKSAVITLVERLSKVIITLKPCGRQAIDIENKLNHWFESVPKNLFKSITFDCGKEFSNWKQISNANDIAIYFADPGTPSQRGLNENSNGLLRRDGLLKSMDFNSVDESFIQSVASKRNNIPRKSLNYRTPLEVFLSYVSIDDLSNLI